A single genomic interval of Streptomyces sp. NBC_00663 harbors:
- the scy gene encoding polarized growth protein Scy: MRGYERQEREPAADVDHLSRFEAEMDRLKTEREKAIQHAEDLGYQVEVLRAKLHEARRTIMSRPEFTGGDIGYQAEQLLRNAQMQADQLRQDAERELSQARAQTQRILQEHAENAARLQAELHQEAVTRRQQLDQELAERRQTVESHVNENVAWAEQLRARSEQQARRLVEEARAEAEQAMAAARAEAERVANEARQRLQSEAEAARAEAEQLLRRARTDAERLLNAASTQAQEATDHAEQLRTSTATESDTARRQATELSRAAEQRMTEAEEALRTAQAEAEKVLTEAKTAAEKALSSAESANEQRIRTAKEQVARLVSEATQEAETTKADAEQVVADARAEAERIVEEASEKARTLTAEESATQLSKAAKTAEDVLNKAQEDAQNTTKAAAEEAERIRREAEAEADRLRSEAHDIAEQLKGSAKDDTKEYRAKTVELQEEARRLRGEAEQLRADAVAEGEKIRAEARKEAVQQIEEAAKTAEELLAKAKADADELRQTATTDSEKVRTEAIERATTLRRQAEETLQRTRQEAERHREEVIEQSEGIKNDAEQAARELREETERAIEARRAEAAEGLTRLQTEAEERLTAAEQALTEAREEAARIRREAAEESDRLRSEAADRIRSLQQQAEAEAERLRTEAAADASASRAEGEAVAVRLRSEAAAEAERLKSEAQDTADRVRTEAQAAAERLATEASETLAAAQEEAVRRRREAEETLGAARQEAHQERERAREQSEELLASARNRVEEAQAEAVRLVEEADRRATEMVSAAEQHAQQVRDSVAGLHEQAQEEITGLRSAAEHAADRTRREAEEEADRVRADAYAERERASEDAGRVRREANEESEAAKSLAERTMAEAMAESERVRTDAAEYAQRVRTEASDALAEADQAASRTRADAREDANRIRSDAASQADTLITEARNEAERLTTDTLRDTDQLRQDTVADAERLRQETIAEAERVRSEAVSKAERLIADATDDAERLRAEAAETVGSAQQHAERVRSESERVKADALAEAERMLNAARAEAEHTLDEARKDANKRRQDVAEQVDTLINETAAEADKLLTEAQQQAHKTTADAEGQADTMVGAARKEADRLVSEATVEGNSLVEKARTDADELLVGARRDATAIRERAEELRDRITTEIESLHERARREAAETMKSTGDRCDALIKASEEQLAKAQAKAKELVSEANSEAGKVRIAAVKKAELLLKEAEQKKAALVKEAEELKAEAIREAKRTVEEGKRELEILVRRREDINAEISRVQDVLEALESFEAPTGGKDGGVKAGVSVGAPRSGKPSDS; this comes from the coding sequence GTGCGGGGCTACGAACGCCAGGAGCGAGAGCCGGCGGCTGACGTCGACCACCTCTCTCGGTTCGAGGCCGAGATGGATCGGCTGAAGACCGAGCGGGAGAAGGCGATCCAGCACGCCGAGGACCTCGGCTACCAGGTCGAGGTGCTGCGCGCCAAGCTGCACGAGGCGCGCCGCACCATCATGTCCCGGCCCGAGTTCACGGGCGGCGACATCGGCTACCAGGCCGAACAGCTGCTCCGTAACGCCCAGATGCAGGCCGACCAGCTGCGTCAGGACGCCGAGCGTGAGCTGAGCCAGGCGCGGGCGCAGACCCAGCGCATCCTCCAGGAGCACGCCGAGAACGCGGCGCGGCTCCAGGCGGAGCTGCACCAGGAGGCGGTCACCCGCCGCCAGCAGCTGGACCAGGAGCTCGCCGAGCGCCGCCAGACCGTCGAGTCGCACGTCAACGAGAACGTGGCCTGGGCCGAGCAGCTGCGCGCCCGCAGCGAGCAGCAGGCCCGCCGGCTCGTCGAGGAGGCCCGCGCGGAGGCCGAGCAGGCCATGGCCGCGGCCCGCGCCGAGGCCGAGCGGGTCGCGAACGAGGCCCGGCAGCGCCTGCAGAGCGAGGCCGAGGCGGCCCGCGCGGAGGCGGAGCAGCTGCTGCGCCGGGCCCGCACGGACGCCGAGCGGCTGCTGAACGCGGCGTCGACGCAGGCCCAGGAGGCCACCGACCACGCCGAGCAGCTGCGTACGTCCACGGCGACCGAGTCGGACACCGCCCGCCGTCAGGCCACCGAGCTGAGCCGCGCCGCCGAGCAGCGGATGACGGAGGCCGAGGAGGCGCTGCGCACGGCGCAGGCCGAGGCCGAGAAGGTGCTCACCGAGGCCAAGACGGCCGCCGAGAAGGCTCTGTCCAGCGCCGAGTCGGCGAACGAACAGCGCATCCGTACGGCGAAGGAGCAGGTCGCCCGGCTGGTCAGCGAGGCCACTCAGGAGGCCGAGACCACCAAGGCGGACGCCGAGCAGGTCGTCGCGGACGCCCGCGCGGAGGCCGAGCGGATCGTCGAGGAGGCCTCAGAGAAGGCCCGCACGCTCACCGCCGAGGAGAGCGCGACCCAGTTGTCGAAGGCGGCCAAGACCGCCGAGGACGTCCTCAACAAGGCGCAGGAGGACGCGCAGAACACCACCAAGGCAGCCGCCGAGGAGGCCGAGCGGATCCGTCGTGAGGCGGAGGCCGAGGCCGACCGGCTGCGGTCCGAGGCGCATGACATCGCCGAGCAGCTCAAGGGCTCCGCGAAGGACGACACCAAGGAGTACCGCGCCAAGACGGTCGAGCTCCAGGAGGAGGCCCGTCGGCTGCGCGGCGAGGCCGAGCAGCTGCGCGCCGACGCGGTCGCCGAGGGCGAGAAGATCCGCGCGGAGGCCCGCAAGGAGGCCGTCCAGCAGATCGAGGAGGCGGCCAAGACCGCCGAGGAGCTGCTGGCCAAGGCCAAGGCGGACGCCGACGAGCTGCGTCAGACGGCGACGACGGACAGCGAGAAGGTCCGCACCGAGGCCATCGAGCGGGCGACCACCCTGCGCCGGCAGGCCGAGGAGACCCTCCAGCGCACCCGGCAGGAGGCCGAGCGCCACCGCGAAGAGGTCATCGAGCAGTCCGAGGGCATCAAGAACGACGCCGAGCAGGCCGCGCGCGAGCTGCGCGAGGAGACCGAGCGGGCGATAGAGGCCCGGCGCGCCGAGGCCGCCGAGGGGCTCACCCGGCTCCAGACCGAGGCCGAGGAGCGGCTCACCGCTGCCGAGCAGGCGCTGACCGAGGCCCGTGAGGAGGCCGCGCGGATCCGCCGCGAGGCCGCCGAGGAGAGCGACCGGCTGCGTTCCGAGGCCGCCGACCGCATCCGCAGCCTTCAGCAGCAGGCCGAGGCGGAGGCGGAGCGGCTGCGCACCGAGGCCGCCGCCGACGCGTCCGCGTCCCGGGCCGAGGGCGAGGCCGTCGCCGTACGGCTGCGTTCGGAGGCCGCGGCCGAGGCCGAGCGGCTGAAGTCGGAGGCCCAGGACACCGCCGATCGTGTACGGACGGAGGCGCAGGCCGCCGCCGAGCGCCTGGCGACGGAGGCGTCCGAGACGCTGGCCGCCGCGCAGGAGGAGGCCGTACGGCGTCGTCGCGAGGCCGAGGAGACGCTCGGCGCGGCCCGCCAGGAGGCCCACCAGGAGCGCGAGCGGGCCCGCGAGCAGAGCGAGGAGCTGCTGGCCTCGGCGCGCAACCGCGTGGAGGAGGCGCAGGCCGAGGCGGTGCGGCTGGTCGAGGAGGCCGACCGGCGCGCCACCGAGATGGTGTCGGCGGCCGAGCAGCACGCGCAGCAGGTACGGGACTCGGTGGCCGGGCTGCACGAGCAGGCCCAGGAGGAGATCACCGGGCTGCGCAGTGCCGCCGAGCACGCCGCGGACCGTACCCGGCGCGAGGCCGAGGAGGAGGCGGACCGGGTCCGCGCCGACGCCTACGCCGAGCGGGAGCGGGCCAGCGAGGACGCGGGCCGTGTCCGGCGCGAGGCGAACGAGGAGTCGGAGGCCGCCAAGTCGCTCGCCGAGCGCACCATGGCGGAGGCGATGGCCGAGTCCGAGCGGGTGCGCACGGACGCGGCCGAGTACGCCCAGCGGGTGCGCACGGAGGCTTCCGACGCGCTTGCCGAGGCCGACCAGGCCGCGTCGCGGACCCGGGCGGACGCCCGTGAGGACGCCAACCGCATCCGCTCGGACGCGGCGTCGCAGGCCGACACCCTCATCACCGAGGCGCGCAACGAGGCCGAGCGGCTCACCACCGATACGCTCCGGGACACCGACCAGCTGCGGCAGGACACGGTCGCCGACGCGGAGCGGCTGCGTCAGGAGACCATCGCCGAGGCCGAACGGGTCCGGTCCGAGGCCGTCAGCAAGGCCGAGCGGCTCATCGCGGACGCCACCGACGACGCGGAGCGGCTGCGGGCCGAGGCCGCCGAGACGGTCGGCTCCGCCCAGCAGCACGCCGAGCGCGTCCGCAGCGAGTCCGAGCGGGTCAAGGCCGACGCGCTGGCCGAGGCGGAGCGCATGCTCAACGCGGCGCGTGCGGAGGCCGAGCACACCCTCGACGAGGCCCGCAAGGACGCCAACAAGCGGCGTCAGGACGTGGCCGAGCAGGTGGACACGCTCATCAACGAGACCGCCGCCGAGGCCGACAAGCTGCTCACCGAGGCGCAGCAGCAGGCCCACAAGACCACCGCGGACGCGGAGGGCCAGGCCGACACGATGGTCGGCGCCGCCCGCAAGGAGGCCGACCGGCTGGTCTCCGAGGCGACGGTCGAGGGCAACTCCCTGGTGGAGAAGGCCCGTACGGACGCGGACGAGCTGCTCGTCGGCGCCCGCCGGGACGCCACCGCCATAAGGGAGCGGGCCGAGGAGCTGCGCGACCGCATCACCACCGAGATCGAGAGCCTGCACGAGCGGGCCCGCCGTGAGGCCGCCGAGACGATGAAGTCGACCGGCGACCGCTGCGACGCGCTCATCAAGGCGTCCGAGGAGCAGCTGGCGAAGGCTCAGGCCAAGGCCAAGGAGCTGGTGTCGGAGGCCAACTCGGAGGCCGGCAAGGTCCGGATCGCCGCCGTGAAGAAGGCCGAGCTGCTTCTGAAGGAGGCCGAGCAGAAGAAGGCGGCCCTCGTGAAGGAGGCCGAGGAGCTCAAGGCGGAGGCGATCCGCGAGGCCAAGCGCACGGTCGAGGAGGGCAAGCGCGAGCTGGAGATCCTGGTGCGGCGCCGCGAGGACATCAACGCCGAGATCTCCCGTGTCCAGGACGTCCTGGAGGCGTTGGAATCCTTCGAGGCTCCCACGGGAGGCAAGGACGGGGGCGTCAAGGCCGGCGTTTCGGTCGGCGCCCCTCGTTCGGGTAAGCCTTCGGACAGCTAA
- a CDS encoding cellulose-binding protein: MSDTSPYGFELVRRGYDRAQVDERISKLVSDRDSALTRITALEKRIEELHLETQNAQAQVSDAEPSYAGLGARVEKILRLAEEEAKDLREEARRAAEQHRELAESAAQQVRNDAESFAAERKSKAEDEGVRIVEKAKSDASQLRAEAQKDAQSKREEADALFEETRAKAAQAAADFETNLAKRREQSERDLASRQQKAEKRLAEIEHRAEQLRLEAEKLRTDAERRARQTVETAQRQAEDIVADANAKADRIRSESERELAALTNRRDSINAQLTNVREMLATLTGAAVAAAGTPATDDEPISRGVPAQQTR, translated from the coding sequence ATGAGCGACACTTCCCCCTACGGCTTCGAGCTTGTGCGGCGTGGGTACGACCGCGCTCAGGTGGACGAACGGATCTCCAAGCTCGTCTCCGACCGTGACAGCGCTCTCACCCGCATCACCGCTCTGGAAAAGCGCATCGAGGAGCTCCACCTCGAAACGCAGAACGCCCAGGCCCAGGTAAGCGACGCTGAGCCGTCGTACGCCGGTCTCGGCGCGCGTGTCGAGAAGATCCTCCGCCTCGCCGAGGAGGAGGCAAAGGACCTGCGCGAGGAGGCTCGTCGCGCGGCCGAGCAGCACCGCGAACTCGCCGAGTCGGCGGCCCAGCAGGTGCGCAACGACGCGGAGTCGTTCGCGGCCGAGCGCAAGTCCAAGGCCGAGGACGAGGGCGTCCGGATCGTCGAGAAGGCCAAGAGCGACGCGTCGCAGCTGCGCGCCGAGGCCCAGAAGGACGCCCAGTCGAAGCGCGAGGAGGCGGACGCCCTCTTCGAGGAGACCCGCGCCAAGGCCGCTCAGGCCGCCGCCGACTTCGAGACGAACCTCGCCAAGCGCCGCGAGCAGTCGGAGCGCGACCTGGCGTCCCGTCAGCAGAAGGCCGAGAAGCGTCTCGCGGAGATCGAGCACCGCGCGGAGCAGCTCCGCCTGGAGGCCGAGAAGCTGCGCACGGACGCCGAGCGCCGCGCCCGCCAGACGGTGGAGACCGCTCAGCGTCAGGCCGAGGACATCGTGGCGGACGCCAACGCCAAGGCCGACCGGATCCGTTCGGAATCCGAGCGCGAGCTGGCGGCTCTGACGAACCGCCGCGACTCGATCAACGCTCAGCTGACGAACGTCCGCGAGATGCTGGCGACGCTCACGGGCGCCGCGGTGGCCGCGGCCGGCACCCCGGCCACGGACGACGAGCCGATCTCCCGTGGGGTTCCGGCTCAGCAGACCCGGTAA
- a CDS encoding ABC transporter ATP-binding protein: protein MIELEGLTKRYGEKVAVNNLTFTVRPGIVTGFLGPNGAGKSTTMRMMLGLDRPTAGDVRIDGRHYDRLKDPLTYIGALLDAKAMHGGRSAFNHLLCLAQSNGIPRSRVAEVLDTVGLTAVAKKKAKGFSLGMGQRLGIAGALLGDPRILMFDEPVNGLDPEGIHWIRNLMKSLAAQGRTVFVSSHLMSEMALTADHLVVIGQGRLLADTSMAEFIEQNSRSYVRIRSPQRERLLDVLHGAGITVVETGAGALEVDGGKPEHIGELAAQHQIVLHELSPQQASLEEAFMQLTAESVEYHAHSEPAQEQQPWGDGWKGN, encoded by the coding sequence ATGATCGAGCTCGAGGGCCTGACCAAGCGGTACGGCGAGAAGGTCGCGGTCAACAACCTGACCTTCACCGTCAGACCGGGCATCGTCACGGGCTTCCTCGGGCCCAACGGCGCCGGCAAGTCGACGACGATGCGCATGATGCTCGGCCTCGACCGGCCCACCGCCGGGGACGTCCGCATCGACGGCCGGCACTACGACCGGCTGAAGGACCCGCTCACGTACATCGGCGCCCTGCTGGACGCGAAGGCCATGCACGGCGGGCGCAGCGCCTTCAACCATCTCCTCTGTCTCGCGCAGAGCAACGGCATCCCGCGCAGCCGGGTCGCCGAGGTGCTCGACACCGTCGGACTGACGGCCGTGGCGAAGAAGAAGGCCAAGGGGTTCTCGCTCGGCATGGGCCAGCGCCTCGGCATCGCGGGCGCGCTCCTCGGCGACCCGCGGATCCTGATGTTCGACGAGCCGGTGAACGGCCTCGACCCCGAGGGCATCCACTGGATCCGCAATCTGATGAAATCGCTGGCCGCGCAGGGCCGGACCGTCTTCGTGTCGTCCCACCTCATGAGCGAGATGGCGCTGACCGCCGATCACCTCGTCGTCATCGGCCAGGGGCGGCTGCTCGCCGACACGTCCATGGCCGAGTTCATCGAGCAGAACTCACGGTCGTACGTCCGGATCCGCTCGCCCCAGCGCGAACGGCTGCTTGACGTGCTGCACGGGGCCGGGATCACGGTCGTGGAGACCGGCGCCGGCGCGCTGGAGGTCGACGGCGGCAAGCCCGAGCACATCGGCGAGCTGGCGGCCCAGCACCAGATCGTGCTGCACGAGCTCAGCCCCCAACAGGCCTCCCTGGAGGAGGCGTTCATGCAGCTGACCGCCGAGTCGGTCGAGTACCACGCGCACAGCGAGCCCGCTCAGGAGCAGCAGCCCTGGGGCGACGGCTGGAAGGGGAACTGA
- a CDS encoding ABC transporter permease: MPAAQVVRSEWTKIRSVASTVWTLSLAVVVTLALGVLISALSKNEFDKMSRKDQLSFDPTFISFAGMSLGQLAMIVFGVLVVSNEYSTGMIRTSLAAVPQRGTFLFSKIAVATGLCLVVGLVTSFVAFFLGQAMLGEHRAHIGDQGVLRAVIGGGLYMTLIAMFSMGVAVMLRSPMLSLGILMPFFFLISNILGNVSATKKIGRFLPDQAGSKIMQVVTPLDDDTPYGPWGGLAIMVLWVAAAIAGGYVLLKKRDA; this comes from the coding sequence ATGCCGGCAGCCCAGGTCGTCCGGTCCGAGTGGACCAAGATCCGGTCGGTGGCGTCCACGGTGTGGACGCTCTCGCTCGCCGTGGTCGTCACGCTCGCCCTCGGCGTGCTGATCTCCGCCCTGTCGAAGAACGAGTTCGACAAGATGAGCCGCAAGGACCAGCTCTCCTTCGACCCGACCTTCATCAGCTTCGCCGGGATGAGCCTCGGCCAGCTCGCGATGATCGTGTTCGGGGTGCTCGTCGTCTCCAACGAGTACAGCACCGGCATGATCCGCACCTCGCTGGCCGCCGTACCGCAGCGCGGCACCTTCCTGTTCAGCAAGATCGCCGTCGCGACCGGCCTCTGCCTCGTCGTCGGCCTCGTCACCAGCTTCGTCGCGTTCTTCCTCGGGCAGGCCATGCTCGGCGAGCACCGGGCGCACATCGGCGACCAGGGCGTGCTGCGCGCGGTCATCGGCGGCGGCCTCTACATGACGCTCATCGCGATGTTCTCCATGGGCGTCGCCGTGATGCTGCGCTCGCCGATGCTGTCGCTGGGCATCCTGATGCCGTTCTTCTTCCTGATCTCCAACATCCTCGGCAATGTCTCGGCCACCAAGAAGATCGGCCGGTTCCTGCCGGACCAGGCCGGCAGCAAGATCATGCAGGTGGTCACCCCGCTCGACGACGACACTCCCTACGGCCCCTGGGGCGGGCTCGCGATCATGGTGCTGTGGGTGGCGGCGGCGATCGCGGGCGGGTACGTGCTGCTGAAGAAGCGAGACGCCTGA
- a CDS encoding ABC transporter ATP-binding protein: MIEAVGLTKQYGDKTAVYNLSFQVRPGSVTGFLGPNGSGKSTTMRMILGLDNPTSGQVTIGGYPYRKLPNAPRQVGALLDAKAVHGGRHARNHLLCLAQLSGIPARRVDEVLGVVGLQDVARKRSKGFSLGMGQRLGIAAALLGDPQVLLFDEPVNGLDPEGILWVRNLMKSLAAEGRTVFVSSHLMSEMALTADHLIVIGRGQLLADMSVNDFIAANSAGFARVRTPDTEPQLREKLTSALTEAGGHVLPEQDGGLRITGLPLPRISDIAHDTDVRLWELSPHSASLEEAYMRMTQGAVDYRSTIDQKAGLQRPLPPGAQPPMPVPGQGQPDWYAPPPPQQQYTPQGQAPTGPYAAGQPSGGPYGAPGAPVPAAAPYGAQAAGAGTANPYAAAPPQAAPSDAPAPQPPAQAPDLTKQPTAATPPAQPAAGAAPAAAPASAPAAPAPAQPATPASAAAAPAPAPTPSAADLTKPEDAR; encoded by the coding sequence ATGATCGAGGCAGTCGGCCTGACCAAGCAATATGGCGACAAGACCGCTGTGTACAACCTTTCCTTCCAGGTGCGGCCCGGTTCCGTCACCGGCTTCCTGGGCCCCAACGGCTCGGGCAAGTCGACGACGATGCGGATGATCCTGGGTCTGGACAACCCCACGTCGGGGCAGGTGACGATCGGCGGCTACCCGTACCGCAAGCTGCCGAACGCCCCCCGTCAGGTCGGCGCCCTCCTCGACGCCAAGGCGGTCCACGGCGGCCGGCACGCCCGCAACCACCTCCTCTGCCTCGCCCAGCTGTCCGGCATCCCGGCCCGCCGGGTGGACGAGGTGCTCGGTGTGGTCGGCCTCCAGGACGTGGCGCGGAAACGTTCCAAGGGCTTCTCCCTCGGCATGGGCCAGCGGCTCGGCATCGCCGCCGCGCTCCTCGGCGACCCGCAGGTCCTCCTCTTCGACGAGCCGGTCAACGGCCTCGACCCCGAGGGCATCCTCTGGGTGCGGAACCTGATGAAGTCCCTGGCGGCGGAGGGCCGTACGGTCTTCGTCTCCTCGCACCTCATGAGCGAGATGGCGCTGACCGCCGACCACCTGATCGTCATCGGGCGCGGCCAGCTGCTGGCCGACATGAGCGTGAACGACTTCATCGCGGCGAACTCCGCGGGCTTCGCACGCGTCCGCACGCCCGACACCGAGCCGCAGCTCCGCGAGAAGCTGACGTCCGCGCTGACGGAGGCCGGCGGCCATGTGCTGCCCGAGCAGGACGGCGGGCTGCGGATCACAGGGCTCCCGCTCCCCCGCATCAGCGACATCGCGCACGACACGGACGTACGTCTGTGGGAGCTGTCACCGCACTCCGCCTCCCTCGAAGAGGCGTACATGCGGATGACGCAGGGGGCCGTCGACTACCGCTCGACCATCGACCAGAAGGCCGGGCTGCAACGCCCCCTCCCGCCCGGCGCCCAGCCCCCGATGCCGGTCCCGGGCCAGGGCCAGCCCGACTGGTACGCCCCGCCGCCGCCCCAGCAGCAGTACACCCCGCAGGGCCAGGCCCCTACGGGCCCGTACGCCGCGGGCCAGCCCTCAGGGGGCCCGTACGGCGCCCCGGGCGCCCCCGTCCCGGCCGCAGCCCCTTACGGCGCTCAGGCCGCCGGCGCGGGCACCGCCAACCCGTACGCCGCCGCGCCCCCTCAGGCCGCCCCGAGCGACGCTCCGGCACCCCAGCCCCCGGCCCAGGCACCCGACCTCACCAAGCAGCCCACAGCAGCCACACCGCCCGCTCAGCCCGCCGCAGGCGCCGCCCCGGCCGCAGCTCCCGCGTCCGCGCCCGCCGCCCCGGCCCCGGCGCAGCCCGCCACCCCGGCATCCGCTGCTGCCGCCCCGGCCCCCGCGCCCACCCCGTCCGCTGCCGACCTGACCAAGCCCGAGGACGCCCGATGA
- a CDS encoding ABC transporter permease produces MPQGPAPHWQAAPAPAYAGYTSPIPVVRTHLGHAIASEWTKIRSVRSTMWTLGVFILLVVGIGLLAAVVVSSSAGETDLAGENPLSFGFFGLLLGSMCVMTLGVLTTASEYGTGMIRTTTTACPSRVRVLAAKAIVFFTVAFVVTFTSVLLVALADVALLDSSGVRDPSGGEWLKGTLGISLYLALLGLLSLVIGSIIRHSAGAITIMIGVVLAPLVIALFMFSSSLEKLREALFEYSIPNQLSVFYSNSLTESGPSGWDPLWIMLGVTAVAFAGACALLEKRDV; encoded by the coding sequence ATGCCGCAGGGCCCCGCGCCCCACTGGCAGGCGGCGCCGGCTCCCGCGTACGCCGGGTACACCTCGCCCATCCCCGTCGTGCGCACGCACCTCGGGCACGCGATCGCCTCGGAGTGGACGAAGATCCGGTCCGTGCGGTCGACGATGTGGACGCTCGGCGTGTTCATCCTGCTCGTCGTCGGGATCGGGCTGCTGGCCGCCGTGGTCGTGTCGAGCAGTGCCGGCGAGACCGACCTGGCCGGTGAGAACCCGCTCTCCTTCGGCTTCTTCGGGCTGCTGCTCGGCAGCATGTGCGTCATGACGCTCGGCGTGCTGACCACCGCCTCCGAGTACGGCACCGGCATGATCCGCACCACCACGACCGCGTGCCCCAGCCGGGTCCGCGTGCTCGCGGCGAAGGCGATCGTGTTCTTCACCGTCGCCTTCGTGGTCACCTTCACGTCGGTCCTGCTGGTCGCCCTCGCGGACGTGGCCCTGCTCGACAGCAGCGGCGTCCGGGACCCCTCGGGCGGCGAGTGGCTCAAGGGCACCCTCGGCATCTCGCTCTACCTGGCGCTGCTCGGCCTGCTCTCGCTCGTCATCGGCTCGATCATCCGGCACTCGGCGGGCGCGATCACCATCATGATCGGCGTGGTGCTGGCCCCGCTGGTCATCGCGCTGTTCATGTTCTCGTCGTCGCTGGAGAAGCTGCGCGAGGCCCTGTTCGAGTACTCGATCCCGAACCAGCTGAGCGTCTTCTACTCCAACTCCCTCACCGAGAGCGGCCCGTCCGGCTGGGACCCGCTGTGGATCATGCTCGGCGTGACGGCCGTCGCGTTCGCGGGCGCGTGCGCACTGCTGGAGAAGCGGGACGTCTGA
- a CDS encoding ATP/GTP-binding protein, giving the protein MSPRRNRPKGSDSGRSAEDDRSGRYGGWQSMESWQGDQWNIRHVAGASAQGKAYRCPGCDQLIPDGVPHVVAWPEHSGVDERRHWHKACWNAKDRRTTRVQRSRNAPKF; this is encoded by the coding sequence GTGTCCCCGCGTCGCAACCGACCCAAGGGTTCCGATTCCGGCCGGAGCGCCGAGGACGACCGGTCCGGCCGGTACGGCGGCTGGCAGTCCATGGAGAGCTGGCAGGGCGACCAGTGGAACATCCGTCATGTGGCGGGCGCGAGTGCCCAGGGCAAGGCCTACCGCTGCCCGGGCTGCGACCAGCTGATCCCGGACGGCGTCCCGCATGTGGTGGCCTGGCCGGAGCACTCGGGTGTCGACGAGCGGCGGCACTGGCACAAGGCGTGCTGGAACGCGAAGGACCGCCGCACCACGCGGGTGCAGCGGTCCCGTAACGCGCCGAAGTTCTAG
- a CDS encoding LLM class flavin-dependent oxidoreductase encodes MRVGTFVLAAQFPGQGQGEALHRAVRSAEVAEEAGLDSVWLAEHHFVPYGTCPSAITLAALLLGRTRRLRVGTAVSVLPTAHPVALGEQAALLHLTSGGRFSLGVGRGGPWVDLEVFGSGLSAYEKGFPESLDLLVRWLREPSVAADGERYRFREVPVVPRPSEALAEEPGSGPEVVVACTSPASVRLAAERGLPMLLGMHVGDEEKAEMVGLWRQHARAAGRPRDEILGAGHVSAGVCQIADKRTDAVEALVKAMPGWLRQGLEAHVTVDGRHRSMRDPLAYTELLCGLHPVGTPRLCADRLAATSERTGISRFALLVEGSGDLAATEENVRRLGAEVLPHLG; translated from the coding sequence ATGCGTGTCGGAACTTTCGTGTTGGCTGCCCAGTTCCCGGGACAGGGCCAGGGGGAGGCACTGCACCGCGCGGTCCGCTCGGCCGAGGTGGCCGAGGAGGCGGGTCTCGACTCGGTCTGGCTGGCCGAGCACCACTTCGTGCCGTACGGCACCTGTCCGTCGGCGATCACCCTGGCCGCGTTACTGCTGGGCCGTACCCGCCGGCTCCGGGTCGGCACCGCGGTCAGCGTGCTGCCCACCGCCCACCCGGTGGCCCTGGGCGAGCAGGCCGCGCTGCTGCATCTCACCTCGGGCGGGCGCTTCTCGCTCGGCGTCGGCCGCGGCGGGCCGTGGGTCGACCTGGAGGTGTTCGGGTCCGGGCTCTCGGCCTACGAGAAGGGGTTCCCGGAATCACTCGATCTGCTGGTGCGCTGGCTGCGCGAGCCCTCCGTGGCGGCCGACGGCGAGCGCTACCGCTTCCGTGAGGTCCCCGTCGTACCGCGCCCGTCGGAGGCCCTGGCGGAGGAGCCCGGGTCGGGCCCGGAGGTCGTCGTCGCGTGCACATCACCGGCGAGTGTGCGGCTGGCGGCCGAGCGCGGGCTGCCGATGCTGCTCGGGATGCATGTGGGGGACGAGGAGAAGGCGGAGATGGTCGGCCTGTGGCGGCAGCACGCGCGCGCGGCGGGCCGTCCGCGGGACGAGATCCTGGGCGCGGGCCATGTCTCCGCCGGCGTCTGCCAGATCGCGGACAAGCGCACGGACGCCGTCGAGGCGCTGGTGAAGGCGATGCCGGGGTGGCTGCGGCAGGGCCTTGAGGCCCATGTGACGGTCGACGGCCGTCATCGCTCGATGCGCGATCCGCTGGCGTACACCGAACTGCTCTGCGGGCTGCACCCGGTGGGTACCCCCCGGCTGTGCGCCGACCGGCTCGCCGCCACCAGTGAGCGGACCGGCATCTCCCGCTTCGCCCTGCTCGTCGAGGGCTCGGGAGACCTCGCGGCGACCGAGGAGAACGTACGACGGCTGGGCGCCGAGGTCCTCCCCCACCTCGGCTGA
- a CDS encoding SCO5389 family protein yields MSLDVSPALLEKAERGEVDEAEFVDCVRTSLPYAWEMISSLVAQLKVDGGAFADNQTPPPDEQARGQLLRTLASDAIRGALQRHFGVRLAFQNCHRVAVFPLDASVDETLVRFTSVRSQLLNQSPEFRDC; encoded by the coding sequence ATGTCGCTCGACGTCTCACCGGCCCTACTCGAGAAGGCCGAGCGAGGCGAGGTCGACGAAGCGGAATTCGTCGACTGCGTCCGGACCTCCCTGCCCTACGCATGGGAGATGATCAGCTCCCTGGTGGCCCAGCTGAAGGTCGACGGCGGTGCGTTCGCCGACAACCAGACGCCTCCGCCGGACGAGCAGGCACGCGGTCAGCTGCTGCGTACGCTCGCGAGTGACGCGATACGCGGCGCGCTGCAACGGCACTTCGGAGTACGGCTGGCCTTCCAGAACTGCCACCGGGTGGCGGTGTTCCCGCTGGACGCCTCGGTGGACGAGACACTGGTCCGCTTCACCTCGGTCCGCAGTCAGCTGCTGAACCAGTCTCCGGAGTTCCGGGACTGCTGA